A section of the Neorhizobium galegae bv. orientalis str. HAMBI 540 genome encodes:
- a CDS encoding L,D-transpeptidase — protein sequence MILNPSFSRRSFLSLLGAGAASTLAGCASSVPRPLATTVAFRPEPIEGPSSELDVMYGSIVDGGFVIPAIPYRQINPRYYRQQVVDPTGERPGTVVVDTASRFLYLIEPGGTAMRYGVGIGREGFAWQGEGVIQWRQRWPKWTPPDEMVARQPELTKYSAKNGGMPPGLLNPLGARALYIFKNGQDTLYRLHGSPEWNSIGKAVSSGCVRLMNQDIIDLYDRVPEKARIVVWQ from the coding sequence ATGATCCTGAACCCTTCGTTTTCCCGCCGGAGTTTTTTGTCTCTCCTCGGTGCGGGTGCGGCCTCCACGCTTGCCGGCTGCGCCTCATCGGTGCCGCGTCCGCTGGCGACTACGGTTGCCTTCCGACCGGAGCCTATTGAGGGCCCGTCGTCGGAACTGGATGTGATGTACGGCTCCATCGTCGACGGCGGTTTCGTCATTCCGGCGATACCCTATCGGCAGATCAATCCACGCTACTACCGCCAGCAGGTCGTCGATCCGACCGGCGAGCGTCCAGGCACGGTCGTCGTCGATACCGCCTCGCGTTTCCTCTACCTCATCGAGCCGGGCGGCACTGCGATGCGCTACGGCGTCGGCATTGGCCGCGAGGGGTTCGCCTGGCAGGGCGAAGGCGTCATCCAGTGGCGGCAGAGATGGCCGAAATGGACGCCGCCGGACGAAATGGTCGCCCGCCAGCCGGAACTCACCAAATATTCGGCCAAGAATGGCGGCATGCCGCCCGGCCTTCTGAACCCGCTCGGCGCCCGCGCGCTCTACATCTTCAAGAACGGCCAGGATACGCTCTACCGCCTGCACGGCTCGCCGGAATGGAACTCGATCGGCAAGGCCGTCTCGTCGGGCTGCGTACGGCTGATGAACCAGGATATCATCGACCTCTACGACCGCGTGCCGGAAAAGGCGCGCATCGTGGTGTGGCAGTAA
- a CDS encoding aminoglycoside phosphotransferase family protein, giving the protein MVEIDAALVKNLIAAQFPDWADLSVRPVANGGWDNRTFHLGETMLVRLPSAERYVAQVEKEHRFLPAFGPQLPLPIPVPLGLGKPGEGYPWPWSVYAWIAGDRSSLQAIANLTVFAEDLADFLLALRKIDPSDGPPPGPHNFFRGGALEVYDNETRRSIRVLADQIDVPLITEIWERALASTWKNRPVWVHGDVAEGNLLVRDGRLAAVIDFGSSGTGDPACDLVIAWTLFDEPAAHAFRNRVKLDTETWERARGWCLWKALITAAGEPGTNPLVKDEHRRWIDRIVADHLGQA; this is encoded by the coding sequence ATGGTCGAGATCGACGCCGCTCTCGTGAAAAACCTGATAGCCGCTCAATTTCCCGATTGGGCGGATTTGTCCGTGCGCCCGGTCGCGAACGGCGGCTGGGACAACCGCACCTTCCATCTCGGCGAGACCATGCTGGTGCGCCTGCCGAGTGCCGAACGTTATGTCGCGCAGGTGGAGAAGGAACATCGCTTCCTGCCGGCGTTTGGTCCCCAGTTGCCGCTTCCCATTCCTGTCCCCCTGGGGCTCGGAAAGCCGGGTGAAGGTTATCCCTGGCCCTGGTCGGTCTATGCCTGGATCGCCGGTGATCGATCCAGCCTCCAGGCGATCGCCAACCTGACCGTTTTTGCCGAGGATCTGGCGGATTTCCTGCTGGCCCTCCGGAAAATCGATCCGTCCGACGGCCCGCCTCCCGGCCCGCATAACTTTTTCCGCGGCGGCGCATTGGAAGTCTATGACAACGAGACACGTCGTTCGATCAGAGTCCTTGCCGATCAGATCGATGTGCCCCTGATCACCGAAATCTGGGAACGGGCGCTCGCCTCGACCTGGAAGAACAGGCCGGTCTGGGTGCATGGCGACGTCGCCGAGGGAAACCTGCTCGTCCGCGACGGACGGCTTGCCGCCGTGATCGATTTCGGCAGTTCCGGCACCGGCGATCCGGCCTGCGACCTCGTCATCGCCTGGACCCTGTTCGACGAACCCGCAGCCCATGCTTTCCGCAATCGGGTGAAGCTCGACACTGAGACCTGGGAAAGGGCGCGCGGCTGGTGCCTGTGGAAAGCGCTGATCACGGCTGCCGGCGAACCCGGCACAAATCCGCTGGTCAAGGATGAGCATCGCCGCTGGATCGACAGGATCGTTGCGGATCACCTCGGCCAAGCCTGA
- a CDS encoding DUF6766 family protein produces MQQNSLWRAYSYAWITLAFFGFSLVGHWLFGWFAFVQEQAEHGQPVEFSPYLVEMLRDTFENWQSEFLQLLWQVGGLAFFLFLGSPQSKEGSDRLEAKIDVILRRVDPADGEGVIRELDERYSGRHTDEPEAHKT; encoded by the coding sequence GTGCAGCAGAATTCACTATGGCGAGCCTATAGCTACGCTTGGATCACCTTGGCATTTTTTGGTTTCAGTCTTGTCGGGCATTGGCTGTTCGGCTGGTTCGCCTTTGTCCAGGAACAGGCCGAGCACGGGCAGCCGGTGGAATTTTCTCCCTATCTGGTGGAAATGCTGCGGGATACGTTCGAAAACTGGCAGTCGGAATTCCTGCAGCTGCTCTGGCAGGTCGGTGGCCTCGCCTTCTTCCTGTTTCTGGGCTCGCCGCAATCGAAGGAAGGCTCTGACCGGCTGGAGGCGAAGATCGACGTCATCCTGCGCAGAGTGGATCCCGCCGATGGCGAAGGCGTGATCCGGGAACTGGACGAACGTTATTCGGGCCGCCATACGGACGAACCGGAAGCCCACAAGACGTGA
- a CDS encoding MarR family winged helix-turn-helix transcriptional regulator, which yields MQKKAGNADNFEIELDAQLCFAIYGAAHAFTRTYKPLLEPLGLTYPQYLVMIALWEEDDQPVKAIGDRLGLDSGTLSPLLKRLEQSGLVARKRDHDDERQVKILLTKKGRELKAQAVAVTAAIGKATGCSFEEAMALRDELVALKERLTKAGSEKETLSAV from the coding sequence ATGCAGAAAAAGGCGGGCAACGCGGATAATTTCGAGATCGAGCTCGATGCGCAGCTGTGTTTTGCGATCTACGGCGCGGCGCATGCCTTCACGCGCACCTATAAGCCGCTGCTGGAACCGCTCGGCCTTACCTATCCGCAATACCTGGTGATGATCGCGCTCTGGGAGGAGGACGACCAGCCGGTGAAGGCGATCGGCGACCGGCTGGGGCTGGATTCCGGCACGCTCTCCCCTCTCCTCAAGCGCCTCGAACAGTCCGGCCTCGTCGCCCGCAAGCGCGACCACGACGACGAGCGGCAGGTGAAGATTTTGCTGACGAAAAAAGGCCGGGAGCTGAAAGCCCAGGCGGTCGCGGTAACCGCTGCAATCGGCAAGGCCACCGGCTGCAGCTTCGAGGAAGCCATGGCCCTGCGCGACGAACTGGTCGCGCTCAAGGAAAGGCTGACAAAGGCGGGAAGCGAAAAAGAGACGCTGTCCGCTGTCTGA
- a CDS encoding organic hydroperoxide resistance protein, with amino-acid sequence MPILYTTKASATGGRAGHGASEDGVLDVTLTVPKELGGDGARGTNPEQLFATGYSACFLGALKNVAGKEKVKIPDDAKVTATVGIGPRDDGKGFGIEVSLLVDIPGMDKAQAEDLVAKAHIVCPYSHAMRTSTEVPVSVA; translated from the coding sequence ATGCCTATTCTCTACACCACCAAGGCTTCTGCCACCGGCGGCCGCGCCGGTCATGGCGCCTCCGAAGACGGCGTTCTCGACGTCACGCTGACGGTTCCGAAGGAACTCGGCGGCGACGGTGCCCGCGGCACCAATCCGGAACAGCTCTTCGCAACCGGTTATTCCGCCTGCTTCCTCGGCGCGCTGAAGAACGTTGCCGGCAAGGAAAAGGTCAAGATCCCGGATGACGCCAAGGTGACGGCAACTGTCGGCATCGGCCCGCGCGACGACGGCAAGGGTTTCGGCATCGAGGTATCCCTCCTGGTGGACATTCCGGGCATGGACAAGGCCCAGGCCGAAGACCTCGTCGCCAAGGCCCATATCGTCTGCCCCTATAGCCATGCGATGCGCACCTCGACCGAAGTGCCGGTCTCTGTCGCCTGA
- a CDS encoding MarR family winged helix-turn-helix transcriptional regulator, which yields MLSNTPTIEVIPFSTTLLVRDTCLCLHVQRAARALARRFDNAMKPIGLTNGQFSLMMSLNRPQPAPMSQVAALLAMDRTTLTAALKVLERRGLVETTVDPKDRRGRLLRLTDDGMTMLSAALPIWKRVHAEIDAELGEGGPAELRATLGGIK from the coding sequence ATGCTGTCAAACACCCCGACCATCGAAGTGATTCCCTTTTCGACAACGCTGCTGGTACGCGACACGTGCCTCTGCCTGCATGTGCAGCGGGCGGCGCGGGCGCTTGCCCGGCGTTTCGACAATGCGATGAAGCCGATCGGGCTCACCAACGGTCAGTTCTCGCTGATGATGTCGCTGAACCGGCCGCAGCCGGCGCCGATGAGCCAGGTCGCCGCCCTGCTCGCGATGGACCGCACGACGCTGACGGCGGCGCTGAAAGTGCTGGAACGGCGCGGCCTGGTGGAAACCACCGTCGATCCGAAGGACCGGCGTGGCCGGCTGCTGCGCCTCACCGATGACGGCATGACCATGCTCTCGGCCGCCCTGCCGATCTGGAAGCGGGTGCATGCGGAGATTGACGCTGAGCTTGGCGAGGGCGGACCGGCGGAACTGCGAGCGACGCTGGGCGGGATCAAATAG
- a CDS encoding DUF899 domain-containing protein: MDVTTSPKNPVVSREEWLEARRKLLALEKEETHLRDKVRAERQAMPWVKVDKDYVFDTPKGKKSLAELFDARSQLLVYHFMLGPDWDAGCLGCSFLSDHIDGALPHLNNHDVTYVAVARAPLDKIEAYKKRMGWKFPWVSSFGSDFNFDYHVSFTRQDLAKEKVYYNFREVPPSEAHDELPGLSAFYRNEAGEIFHTYSSYARGGEELIGTLMILDRAPLGRNEASTMNFVKRHDEYEEKPQETASSCCH; encoded by the coding sequence ATGGATGTCACCACGTCCCCGAAAAACCCTGTCGTCAGCCGCGAGGAGTGGCTCGAAGCCCGGCGCAAGCTGCTGGCTCTGGAAAAGGAAGAGACCCATCTGCGCGACAAGGTGCGCGCTGAACGCCAGGCGATGCCCTGGGTAAAGGTCGACAAGGACTACGTGTTCGACACTCCGAAGGGCAAAAAGTCGCTCGCCGAACTGTTCGACGCCCGCAGCCAGCTGCTTGTCTACCATTTCATGCTCGGCCCGGACTGGGATGCCGGCTGCCTCGGCTGTTCATTTCTCTCGGACCATATCGATGGCGCTCTGCCGCATCTCAACAACCACGACGTCACCTATGTCGCGGTCGCCCGCGCGCCGCTCGACAAGATCGAGGCCTACAAGAAGCGCATGGGCTGGAAATTCCCCTGGGTCTCGTCCTTCGGCAGCGATTTCAACTTCGATTATCACGTCTCCTTTACCAGGCAAGACCTCGCCAAGGAGAAGGTGTATTATAACTTCCGCGAAGTCCCGCCGTCAGAGGCGCATGACGAGCTGCCGGGTCTTTCCGCCTTCTACAGAAACGAGGCGGGCGAGATCTTTCATACCTATTCCAGCTATGCCCGCGGCGGCGAAGAGCTGATCGGCACGCTGATGATCCTCGACCGGGCACCACTTGGCCGCAACGAGGCTTCGACGATGAATTTCGTCAAGCGCCACGACGAATACGAAGAGAAGCCGCAGGAGACGGCTTCATCCTGCTGCCATTGA
- a CDS encoding DUF1579 domain-containing protein: MSTMEMPKPQVEHGFLERMVGLWEVTSTSMGHDEKWVEVCRSLNGIWFVAEGSGEMPGGGGPATTILTLGYDPAKGRYVGTWLGTMMNHLWVYEGEVSDDGSTLNLYTTGPDFANPGKTGDYREQIIFTDDDHRTFNSSSKQPDGTWQQFMEAHYARKR; this comes from the coding sequence ATGAGCACGATGGAAATGCCCAAGCCGCAGGTCGAACACGGCTTTCTGGAAAGGATGGTCGGCCTCTGGGAGGTGACGTCCACCAGCATGGGCCATGACGAAAAATGGGTCGAAGTCTGCCGGTCGCTGAACGGCATCTGGTTCGTCGCTGAAGGCAGCGGCGAGATGCCGGGCGGCGGTGGCCCCGCCACTACCATTCTCACTCTCGGCTATGATCCGGCCAAGGGCAGATATGTCGGCACCTGGCTCGGCACGATGATGAACCATCTCTGGGTCTACGAGGGGGAGGTGTCGGACGACGGATCGACGCTCAATCTCTATACGACCGGCCCGGATTTTGCCAATCCCGGCAAGACCGGCGATTACCGCGAGCAGATCATCTTCACCGACGACGATCACCGGACCTTCAATTCCAGCTCCAAACAGCCGGACGGTACCTGGCAGCAGTTCATGGAAGCGCATTACGCCCGCAAGCGCTGA
- a CDS encoding VOC family protein, translated as MLQTVTGSRSETHGKFIWVELMTPDTDAGGKFYSSVVGWKVKEMSMPDMPAYFLFEMGEGDNCPGIGGMMNFPPELEGKIPPNWTGYVAVDDVDQMAKDYVANGGRVQREPEDIPGIGRFAVVADPHGAVICIMTPLPMENPPQELAPDAVGNVGWRELYAGNGKEAMDFYGKMFGWTLDHDFDMGPMGTYHIFSHNGRQIGGMMTKPAEVPMACWCYYFIVDSIDAAIARLTAGGGKVVHGPMEVPGGSWIVQALDPQGAFFALTSAKK; from the coding sequence ATGTTGCAGACCGTTACCGGGTCTCGATCCGAGACCCATGGCAAATTCATCTGGGTCGAGTTGATGACGCCCGATACCGATGCCGGCGGAAAATTCTATTCGTCGGTGGTCGGCTGGAAAGTCAAGGAAATGTCGATGCCCGACATGCCCGCCTATTTCCTGTTCGAGATGGGCGAGGGCGACAATTGCCCCGGCATCGGCGGCATGATGAACTTTCCGCCGGAACTCGAAGGCAAGATCCCGCCGAACTGGACCGGTTATGTCGCGGTCGACGACGTCGATCAGATGGCGAAGGACTATGTCGCCAATGGCGGCCGCGTCCAGCGTGAGCCGGAGGATATTCCGGGCATCGGCCGTTTCGCGGTCGTCGCCGATCCGCATGGTGCGGTCATCTGCATCATGACTCCGCTGCCGATGGAAAATCCGCCTCAGGAACTCGCCCCGGATGCCGTCGGCAATGTCGGCTGGCGCGAGCTTTATGCCGGCAACGGCAAGGAAGCCATGGACTTCTACGGCAAGATGTTCGGCTGGACGCTCGACCACGATTTCGACATGGGACCGATGGGCACCTACCACATCTTCTCCCATAACGGCCGGCAGATCGGCGGCATGATGACCAAGCCGGCGGAGGTGCCGATGGCCTGTTGGTGCTACTATTTCATCGTCGACTCGATCGACGCCGCAATCGCCCGGTTGACGGCAGGCGGCGGCAAGGTCGTCCACGGCCCGATGGAAGTCCCCGGCGGTTCCTGGATCGTCCAGGCGCTCGATCCGCAGGGTGCTTTCTTCGCGCTGACTTCCGCGAAGAAGTAA
- a CDS encoding alpha/beta fold hydrolase, producing the protein MSDSKLTFLIAHGAWTGGWSWERVLTRLHARGHRAYAPTLTGLCERKHLASPSVNLDTHIDDIVNEAVYKDLTDIVLVGHSYGGIVATGVVERMPERIRSIVYVEAFIPEDGMSFTDYDPEGDYSAPMTPVPKGPGGHMREEDELWAAPKATPQPSGTLRQKLKVTGAYQRVPKKTFIVATGWDGPFGQMSEKYRGASGWAVHELACGHDIPIDMPDELTALLIEAA; encoded by the coding sequence ATGTCCGATTCCAAACTGACATTCCTGATCGCCCACGGCGCCTGGACCGGCGGCTGGTCGTGGGAGCGGGTGCTGACCCGCCTGCATGCCAGGGGCCACCGCGCCTATGCGCCGACGCTGACCGGGCTTTGCGAGCGCAAGCACCTGGCGAGCCCCTCCGTCAACCTCGACACCCATATCGACGACATCGTCAACGAGGCGGTCTACAAGGACTTGACGGATATCGTCCTCGTCGGCCATTCCTATGGCGGCATCGTCGCCACCGGCGTTGTCGAACGCATGCCCGAGCGGATCCGCTCGATCGTCTATGTCGAGGCCTTCATCCCCGAGGACGGCATGAGCTTCACCGACTACGATCCGGAGGGAGACTATTCCGCGCCGATGACCCCGGTGCCGAAAGGCCCCGGCGGCCATATGCGCGAAGAAGACGAGCTGTGGGCCGCACCCAAGGCGACGCCACAGCCCTCCGGCACGCTGCGGCAGAAGCTGAAGGTCACCGGCGCCTATCAGCGCGTCCCCAAAAAGACCTTCATCGTCGCGACCGGCTGGGACGGGCCGTTTGGCCAGATGTCGGAAAAATATCGCGGTGCCTCCGGTTGGGCCGTGCATGAGCTTGCCTGCGGCCACGACATCCCGATCGACATGCCGGACGAATTGACCGCGCTGCTGATCGAGGCGGCCTGA
- a CDS encoding dihydrofolate reductase family protein, translated as MAKLVFEMMISLDGYINDARGDFDWGHIDAEVHGHANEEGRRCGLAVYGRRMYETMAIWQTYRGDTPFEAEYAEIWRQTDKVVVSKTLTGPKTPRTKLVTSLNVDAMRDLKTQTGRDIFVSGPTLAADYLDAGLVDEIGIYYVPVAVGDGTPMFQTRNKVKLARTEEVPFTNGTVFIRYDVLNGS; from the coding sequence ATGGCAAAACTGGTGTTCGAGATGATGATCTCGCTTGACGGCTATATCAACGATGCCCGGGGCGATTTCGACTGGGGGCATATCGATGCCGAGGTGCATGGTCACGCCAATGAGGAGGGCCGCCGCTGCGGCCTCGCCGTCTACGGCCGGCGCATGTACGAGACCATGGCGATCTGGCAGACCTATCGGGGCGATACGCCGTTCGAGGCGGAATATGCCGAAATCTGGCGGCAGACCGATAAGGTCGTCGTCTCGAAGACCTTGACCGGGCCGAAGACGCCGCGCACGAAACTGGTGACTTCCCTCAATGTCGACGCGATGCGCGATCTGAAGACGCAAACCGGGCGGGATATTTTCGTCTCCGGCCCGACGCTTGCCGCCGACTATCTGGATGCCGGCCTGGTCGACGAGATCGGCATCTATTACGTCCCCGTCGCGGTCGGCGACGGCACGCCGATGTTCCAGACCCGGAACAAGGTGAAACTCGCGCGCACCGAAGAGGTGCCCTTCACCAACGGCACCGTCTTTATCCGCTACGACGTCCTGAATGGCAGCTGA
- a CDS encoding dihydrofolate reductase family protein — protein MAKLVFGMNQSLDGYVDHEEMSTGPVLFRHWIEHVRDLAGSVYGRRMYETMRYWDEDRPEWSAEHREFAAAWRRLPKWVVSRSLKSVGPNATLVDDDVEAMVRGLKARLVGEISVSGPDLAGSLTTLGLIDEYRLYLHPVVLGRGKSFFAGPRPPLRLVSTDRVGEDVIRLTYVPA, from the coding sequence ATGGCGAAGCTCGTTTTTGGAATGAACCAGTCCCTGGACGGCTATGTCGACCACGAGGAAATGTCGACTGGCCCCGTGCTCTTTCGTCACTGGATAGAGCATGTGCGCGATCTGGCGGGCAGTGTTTACGGTCGCCGCATGTACGAGACCATGCGGTATTGGGATGAAGACCGTCCCGAGTGGAGCGCCGAGCACCGCGAGTTCGCTGCCGCCTGGCGGCGCCTGCCGAAATGGGTCGTATCGCGCTCGTTGAAGTCGGTCGGCCCCAACGCCACGCTTGTCGATGATGATGTCGAGGCGATGGTCCGTGGCCTGAAGGCTCGGCTCGTCGGGGAGATTTCAGTGTCCGGACCGGACCTAGCAGGAAGCCTGACGACCCTTGGCCTTATCGATGAATACCGGCTCTACCTCCACCCCGTCGTGCTTGGCCGCGGCAAGTCATTCTTCGCCGGCCCGCGGCCACCGCTCCGCCTTGTTTCCACCGATCGCGTTGGCGAGGACGTGATCAGGCTGACATACGTGCCTGCTTAA
- a CDS encoding SDR family oxidoreductase: MKMNGNTILITGGNSGIGRALAEAFHALGNQVIITGRRRETLDAVTAANPGIKGLVLDLSDAEAIKTFSAELVKAYPSLNAVVNNAGIMVPEHIGAGSDYLATAEQTITANLLGPIRLIAALLPQLSTQKDAAILTVSSGLAFVPMALTPTYSATKAAIHSYSMAIREQLKGAGPQVIEIAPPYVQTSLMSERQASDPNAMPLADFISEVMGILAGQPDVKEVIVERCKPLRYAVENGNFDAMFNGINSMSH; the protein is encoded by the coding sequence ATGAAAATGAACGGCAATACGATCCTCATCACCGGCGGCAATTCGGGCATCGGCCGGGCTCTCGCCGAGGCATTCCATGCGCTCGGCAACCAGGTGATCATCACCGGCCGGCGCCGGGAAACGCTCGATGCGGTGACCGCTGCCAATCCCGGCATAAAAGGCCTGGTGCTCGATCTTTCCGATGCCGAAGCGATCAAGACGTTCTCGGCCGAACTCGTGAAGGCCTATCCGTCGCTGAACGCCGTCGTCAACAATGCCGGCATCATGGTGCCGGAACATATCGGCGCCGGCTCGGATTATCTCGCGACCGCCGAGCAGACGATCACTGCCAACCTGCTCGGCCCTATCCGGCTAATCGCGGCGCTGCTGCCACAACTTAGCACCCAGAAAGATGCCGCGATCCTGACCGTCTCCTCGGGCCTTGCCTTCGTGCCGATGGCGCTGACGCCCACCTATTCCGCCACCAAGGCCGCCATCCATTCCTATTCGATGGCGATCCGCGAGCAGCTCAAGGGCGCGGGGCCGCAGGTGATCGAGATCGCGCCGCCCTATGTGCAGACATCGCTGATGAGTGAGCGCCAGGCGAGCGACCCGAACGCCATGCCGCTTGCCGATTTCATCTCGGAGGTCATGGGCATCCTGGCGGGGCAGCCGGACGTCAAGGAAGTGATCGTCGAACGCTGCAAACCGCTGCGTTATGCGGTCGAGAACGGCAATTTCGACGCGATGTTCAACGGCATCAATTCGATGAGCCACTGA
- a CDS encoding winged helix-turn-helix transcriptional regulator, which produces MRSPSGREIPDEIDPVLEELVRGIIGQVADKWTMLILEVLEEHGTLRFTQIGKLTGGISQKMLTQTLRQMERDGFVSRTVYPVIPPKVEYSLTELGRSLGAAFCSVWEWAAARHADIAAARKAFEERNGDA; this is translated from the coding sequence ATGCGGTCACCTTCGGGTCGCGAAATTCCCGATGAGATCGATCCGGTTCTGGAAGAACTGGTGCGCGGCATCATCGGCCAGGTGGCCGACAAGTGGACCATGCTGATCCTCGAAGTGCTGGAGGAGCACGGTACGCTGCGCTTCACCCAGATCGGCAAGCTGACCGGCGGCATCAGCCAGAAGATGCTGACCCAGACGCTGCGGCAGATGGAGCGCGACGGTTTCGTCTCGCGCACCGTCTATCCGGTCATCCCGCCGAAAGTGGAATACAGCCTCACTGAACTCGGACGAAGCCTCGGCGCCGCCTTCTGCAGCGTCTGGGAATGGGCAGCGGCGCGCCATGCCGATATCGCAGCCGCGCGAAAAGCCTTCGAGGAGCGGAACGGGGACGCCTGA
- a CDS encoding ABC-F family ATP-binding cassette domain-containing protein → MSLINLRNLGITLSSPLFSGLNLSVNAGDRIGIVAANGRGKSTLLKCIAGALDASEGEITRSRGLTIGMVEQNVPPALMQASFREAVLQALPADQIDSESWRADVALEGMEVPEELRERPLAALSGGWQRLALIARAWVTEPDALLLDEPTNHLDLAKIALLEDWLNALPRDMPVILSSHDRAFLDTVTNRTLFLRPENSQAFSLPYARARAALNEADAADAKRYERDIKTADQLRRQAAKLKNIGINSGSDLLVVKTKQLKERAEKLEDAARPAHLERSAGAIRLANRGTHAKVLVTLEDAAVTTPDGTLLFKTGKQFICQGDRIVLLGRNGTGKTRLVTMLRRAIADPSVTIGGIKATPTLILGYGDQSLADLDDRQTPHETIIHRFDIGDQKARSLLAGIGITVEMQARPVAELSGGQKARLGLLALRLREPNFYLLDEPTNHLDIDGQEALESELMAHQASGLLVSHDRSFVRAVGTRFWVIDKKKLIEVEGPEEFFAASRS, encoded by the coding sequence ATGAGCCTCATCAACCTCCGCAATCTCGGAATTACCCTTTCCAGCCCGCTGTTTTCCGGGCTCAACCTCAGCGTCAATGCCGGCGACCGGATCGGCATCGTCGCGGCCAACGGGCGCGGCAAGTCCACGCTGCTCAAATGCATCGCCGGTGCGCTCGATGCGAGCGAAGGCGAGATCACCAGAAGCCGCGGGCTGACGATCGGCATGGTGGAGCAGAATGTGCCCCCTGCCCTGATGCAGGCGAGTTTTCGCGAAGCCGTGCTCCAGGCGCTGCCGGCAGATCAGATCGACAGCGAAAGCTGGCGGGCCGATGTGGCGCTCGAAGGGATGGAGGTGCCGGAGGAGTTACGTGAGCGGCCGCTTGCTGCGCTGAGCGGCGGCTGGCAAAGGCTGGCGCTGATCGCGCGGGCCTGGGTGACCGAACCGGACGCGCTGCTGCTCGACGAGCCGACCAACCATCTCGATCTTGCCAAGATCGCGCTTCTGGAAGACTGGCTGAACGCCCTGCCTCGCGACATGCCGGTGATCCTGTCGAGCCACGACCGCGCCTTCCTCGACACCGTGACCAACCGCACGCTTTTCCTGCGACCGGAGAACTCTCAAGCCTTCTCCCTGCCCTACGCCCGAGCGCGGGCAGCGCTCAATGAGGCGGATGCGGCGGATGCCAAGCGTTACGAGCGCGACATCAAGACCGCCGATCAGCTGCGCCGGCAGGCGGCGAAGCTGAAGAATATCGGCATCAATTCGGGCAGCGACCTGCTGGTGGTCAAGACCAAGCAGCTGAAAGAACGGGCAGAGAAGCTGGAGGACGCGGCAAGGCCGGCGCATCTTGAACGCTCGGCCGGCGCCATCCGCCTCGCCAATCGGGGTACCCACGCCAAGGTGCTGGTGACGCTGGAGGATGCGGCGGTGACGACGCCGGACGGCACGCTGCTGTTCAAGACCGGCAAGCAGTTCATCTGCCAGGGCGACCGGATCGTGCTGCTTGGCCGCAACGGCACCGGCAAGACGCGGCTGGTGACGATGCTGCGCCGGGCGATCGCCGATCCCTCCGTGACGATCGGCGGCATCAAGGCGACGCCGACGCTGATCCTCGGTTACGGCGACCAGTCGCTCGCCGATCTCGACGACCGGCAGACGCCGCACGAAACGATCATCCACCGGTTCGACATCGGCGACCAGAAGGCCCGCTCGCTGCTCGCCGGCATCGGCATCACCGTGGAGATGCAGGCGCGGCCGGTGGCAGAGCTTTCGGGCGGGCAGAAGGCGCGGCTCGGCCTGCTGGCGCTGAGGCTGCGTGAGCCGAATTTCTACCTGCTCGACGAACCGACCAACCATCTCGACATCGACGGGCAGGAGGCGCTGGAAAGCGAGCTGATGGCGCACCAGGCAAGCGGCCTGCTGGTCTCCCACGACCGCAGTTTCGTGCGCGCCGTCGGCACCCGTTTCTGGGTGATCGACAAAAAGAAGCTGATCGAGGTCGAGGGGCCGGAGGAGTTTTTCGCGGCGAGCCGTAGCTGA
- a CDS encoding alkylphosphonate utilization protein, which produces MAADDDDYVYDEATGEWRPASELAAAAGSGAIEVRDASGTLLKDGDSVTLIKDLKVKGAGQTLKQGTVIKSIKLTENPEEIDCRHEAIKGLVLRTEFVRKR; this is translated from the coding sequence ATGGCAGCCGACGACGACGATTACGTCTATGACGAAGCGACCGGCGAATGGCGCCCGGCCTCCGAACTGGCTGCGGCCGCAGGCTCGGGTGCCATCGAGGTTCGCGACGCCTCCGGCACCCTCCTCAAGGACGGCGATTCCGTCACCCTCATCAAGGATCTGAAGGTCAAGGGCGCCGGTCAGACCCTGAAACAGGGCACGGTCATCAAGTCGATCAAGCTGACGGAAAACCCGGAAGAAATCGACTGCCGGCATGAGGCGATCAAGGGCCTGGTGCTCAGGACGGAGTTTGTGCGCAAGCGGTGA